A genome region from Nocardia sp. NBC_00565 includes the following:
- a CDS encoding N-acetylmuramoyl-L-alanine amidase codes for MLVPYRKPKRCYVLPVVTTLAVAAPLATFMLSDSPDYRSTTGSELAAIPAQLAEVALTTVPDITLPLRELTGLDLPDLHLSDLRMLPIPESIPVPQGLPLPPGVELPEEIPIPQLNSGQSTPGQTVPGQSIPGSVPGQTAPGQTSYSTLGQSPYSAQGATPGQSLYSTPGTTPGQTAPGRSTATAFIADPGQLEPGVTPDTPALTPGAVPPQLVSQVGAQVKELSRPEPFSVVALTARDLTNTKVMIRAREASGTWGRWYDTEAVDTRRNDRAAAEATTGTEPIYVGDTNAVQILVTRKPTVATTPQPPIMGDAEGAVPMRPTPAAAPRSDDPAQQGAALTAVLIDPGRGAIDAALSDVAATLPGGGPNVITRSQWGADEDIRCDEPTYDDQVGGITVHHTAGRNDYSKAESAGIVRAIYTYHAKTLGWCDIGYNALVDRYGQIFEGRYGGLDKPVQGAHAGGFNENTSGVALMGNYESAEPSNEAIDAVGRFIGWRSRVAGLDPKGYTTMYSEGTQFTPYAEGEAVRLPVVFAHRDVGNTACPGDAAYADMDRIRDIAAGISVASGTKPQQQARAPQQSPPQTAPLTETDLATLAALTAKLLGMANQNPIAEHWADRGGPDGPLGAAQSEPVPATQGRQYVKFANGYVYTGPNGQVFEVMGAILDRFLALGADAGILGLPLSNSYTVPSGLRTDFQYGSLVLNQLTGIVTTVWKTYNDSYQQQINRNPAGQVAAPTTPEALMAPQ; via the coding sequence ATGCTCGTGCCGTACCGCAAACCGAAACGTTGCTACGTGCTCCCGGTTGTCACCACACTTGCGGTAGCGGCGCCGCTCGCGACTTTCATGCTCAGCGACTCGCCCGATTACCGCTCGACAACTGGTAGCGAGCTCGCCGCAATTCCAGCGCAACTGGCCGAGGTGGCGCTCACCACGGTGCCCGACATCACCCTTCCGCTGCGCGAACTAACCGGACTCGACCTACCTGATCTGCATCTTTCCGATCTGCGCATGCTGCCGATACCGGAATCCATTCCCGTTCCGCAGGGCCTGCCGCTGCCGCCCGGCGTAGAGCTACCCGAGGAAATTCCGATACCCCAGCTCAATTCGGGACAGAGCACTCCCGGCCAAACCGTCCCGGGCCAATCGATTCCCGGATCCGTGCCCGGTCAAACCGCGCCGGGCCAAACTTCGTACTCCACTCTGGGCCAAAGCCCGTACTCCGCACAAGGCGCTACCCCTGGCCAATCTCTCTACTCGACACCGGGCACCACCCCCGGCCAGACCGCGCCCGGCCGCTCCACGGCCACCGCCTTCATCGCCGACCCCGGCCAACTGGAACCCGGCGTCACCCCGGACACACCGGCATTGACGCCCGGCGCAGTCCCGCCGCAGCTGGTCAGCCAGGTCGGCGCGCAGGTCAAAGAGCTCAGCCGGCCGGAACCATTCAGCGTCGTCGCACTGACCGCGCGCGACCTGACGAACACCAAGGTGATGATCCGGGCCCGCGAGGCCAGCGGCACCTGGGGACGCTGGTACGACACCGAAGCCGTCGACACCCGCCGCAACGATCGCGCGGCGGCGGAGGCCACCACCGGCACCGAGCCGATCTACGTCGGCGACACCAATGCCGTGCAGATCCTGGTCACCCGCAAGCCGACTGTCGCGACCACACCCCAGCCCCCCATCATGGGTGACGCGGAAGGCGCGGTGCCGATGCGGCCGACCCCGGCCGCCGCACCACGCTCCGACGATCCCGCCCAGCAGGGCGCCGCACTCACGGCCGTACTCATCGATCCGGGCCGCGGCGCGATCGACGCCGCGCTCTCCGATGTCGCCGCGACGCTGCCCGGCGGCGGTCCGAACGTCATCACCCGATCCCAGTGGGGCGCGGACGAAGACATCCGCTGCGACGAACCCACCTACGACGACCAAGTCGGCGGCATCACCGTGCACCACACCGCGGGCCGCAACGACTACAGCAAGGCCGAATCGGCCGGCATCGTCCGCGCGATCTACACCTATCACGCAAAGACGTTGGGCTGGTGCGATATCGGCTACAACGCGCTGGTCGACAGGTACGGTCAGATCTTCGAGGGCCGCTACGGCGGACTCGACAAGCCGGTGCAGGGCGCGCACGCGGGTGGGTTCAACGAGAACACCTCGGGCGTCGCGCTGATGGGCAACTACGAATCCGCAGAGCCCTCGAACGAGGCCATCGATGCGGTCGGCCGGTTCATCGGCTGGCGGTCCAGGGTCGCCGGCCTGGATCCCAAGGGCTACACCACGATGTACTCCGAGGGCACCCAATTCACTCCCTACGCGGAGGGTGAGGCCGTCCGGCTGCCCGTGGTCTTCGCGCACCGCGATGTCGGCAATACCGCCTGTCCCGGTGACGCCGCCTACGCCGATATGGACCGCATCCGCGATATCGCCGCGGGCATATCGGTCGCGTCCGGCACCAAACCGCAACAGCAGGCGCGGGCACCGCAGCAGTCGCCACCGCAGACCGCACCGCTCACCGAGACCGACCTCGCCACGCTGGCCGCACTCACCGCCAAGCTGCTCGGCATGGCGAATCAGAACCCGATCGCCGAGCATTGGGCCGATCGGGGCGGACCGGACGGTCCGCTCGGTGCGGCCCAATCGGAGCCGGTGCCCGCCACCCAGGGCCGGCAGTACGTCAAATTCGCCAACGGATATGTCTACACCGGACCGAATGGTCAGGTGTTCGAGGTGATGGGCGCGATCCTGGACCGCTTCCTCGCACTGGGCGCGGATGCCGGCATCCTCGGGCTCCCGCTGAGCAACAGCTACACCGTGCCGAGCGGACTGCGCACCGACTTCCAGTACGGCTCACTGGTTCTCAACCAGCTGACCGGCATCGTCACCACGGTCTGGAAGACCTACAACGACAGCTACCAGCAGCAGATCAACCGCAATCCGGCCGGCCAGGTCGCGGCACCGACAACGCCCGAGGCGCTCATGGCGCCGCAGTGA
- a CDS encoding HAD family hydrolase, with protein MEWVTRLHLPKPKMVATDVDGTLIDHDERVTARTKAAVEALITDGVPFVLATGRPPRWIDPVVNGLGYAPLCVCGNGAVIYDSAADRVLASRSLDVETLSWIADLAERALPGCGLAAERVGASAHDAVTPQFVSSPEYEHAWLNPDDTEVSRNEVIDAPAIKMLVRLRGTSSAEMRTVLAPLIGDRADITYSTDHGLIELSAPGVTKASGLATVAQRLGVEHSAIIAFGDMPNDVPMLTMVGHGVAMANAHPEALAAAQEVTAANSEDGVAQVLERWWL; from the coding sequence ATGGAATGGGTGACTCGCCTGCATCTGCCCAAGCCGAAGATGGTTGCCACCGATGTGGACGGCACCCTCATCGATCACGACGAGCGGGTTACCGCGCGAACCAAGGCGGCGGTGGAAGCCCTGATCACCGACGGCGTGCCGTTCGTGCTCGCCACCGGACGGCCGCCGCGCTGGATCGATCCCGTGGTCAACGGGCTCGGCTACGCGCCGCTGTGCGTCTGCGGCAACGGCGCGGTGATCTACGACAGCGCCGCCGACCGGGTGCTCGCCAGCCGGTCGTTGGACGTCGAAACGCTGTCCTGGATCGCCGACCTGGCCGAACGCGCGCTGCCCGGCTGCGGCCTCGCCGCAGAACGCGTCGGCGCCAGCGCGCACGACGCGGTGACGCCGCAATTCGTGAGCTCCCCCGAATACGAGCACGCCTGGCTCAATCCGGACGACACCGAGGTCTCGCGCAACGAGGTCATCGACGCGCCCGCGATCAAGATGCTGGTTCGACTACGCGGCACCAGCAGCGCCGAGATGCGCACGGTCCTGGCGCCGCTGATCGGCGACCGCGCTGACATCACCTACTCGACCGACCATGGCCTGATCGAACTCTCCGCGCCGGGCGTCACCAAGGCCTCCGGTCTGGCGACGGTGGCGCAGCGCCTCGGCGTCGAGCATTCGGCGATCATCGCGTTCGGCGATATGCCCAACGATGTGCCGATGCTGACCATGGTCGGTCACGGCGTCGCCATGGCCAACGCGCACCCGGAGGCGCTCGCCGCCGCGCAGGAGGTCACGGCGGCCAACTCCGAAGATGGTGTGGCGCAAGTGCTCGAGCGCTGGTGGCTCTGA
- a CDS encoding SpoIID/LytB domain-containing protein — MKRTAAHWRIGRGRISRSPIFRPLLVTGCAAILAGTVVACWVAPTDTPYRALAGPGHGRGMSQVGAFDSALEGWAAERILEHYYPGATLGKISATTVAVRLLAQDDSTLDAYAAAGLRVAGQLLAPGQVAHLTALPDGGANVVVTVGCDGEVLWQTATSDPWIYPINPRPNRPAAEHLTLCGGSAYRGALGVAMEGADARTVNRVDVEDYLLGVVPAEVQANWADRGATEALRAQAIASRSYALAEHRYPYAQTCDNTDCQAYPGTAKEDPRVAGAITATAGTVLLRDGRILRSEYSAAPDGGQPADIYAFDVGPTPAELGIPVVGAGTPVDPRRQTLVAESPIEVEYRRLGGANSTVGQPLGPEMALPQNAGTYRLFTNGVIIATPTLGAQVVDFTTLMQLVPDPHGTAPQEHKPGSSVPPASAVPPGSNGGAVPNVLPEGAVPPGGNVLPAGAGNFAPAGTLPGGVLDPESAVSPAGSVAHGITLAPETAASPGNTVAPKTASTPTPPPPPSPAIRSGGPTSDGLSADEEF, encoded by the coding sequence ATGAAAAGGACAGCGGCACACTGGCGAATTGGCCGAGGGCGGATATCGCGATCGCCGATATTCCGTCCGCTGCTGGTCACCGGTTGTGCCGCCATATTGGCCGGAACCGTGGTCGCGTGCTGGGTCGCGCCGACCGACACGCCGTATCGGGCGCTGGCCGGACCTGGTCACGGGCGCGGCATGAGCCAGGTCGGCGCGTTCGACAGTGCCCTGGAGGGGTGGGCGGCCGAACGCATTCTCGAGCACTACTATCCGGGCGCGACGCTCGGCAAAATCTCGGCGACCACCGTCGCGGTGCGCCTGCTGGCACAGGACGACTCCACGCTGGACGCCTATGCCGCCGCCGGATTGCGGGTCGCGGGTCAACTGCTCGCGCCCGGCCAGGTCGCGCATCTCACCGCGCTACCCGATGGCGGCGCGAATGTGGTCGTGACGGTCGGCTGTGACGGCGAGGTGCTGTGGCAGACCGCCACTTCCGACCCGTGGATCTATCCGATCAACCCGCGGCCCAACCGCCCCGCCGCCGAACATCTGACCCTGTGCGGCGGTTCGGCGTATCGCGGCGCGCTCGGCGTGGCGATGGAAGGCGCCGACGCGCGCACCGTCAATCGCGTCGATGTGGAGGACTATCTGCTCGGTGTGGTCCCGGCCGAGGTGCAGGCCAACTGGGCGGACAGGGGGGCAACGGAAGCCCTTCGCGCACAGGCGATCGCGTCGCGTTCCTATGCGCTGGCCGAGCATCGCTACCCGTATGCGCAGACCTGTGACAACACCGACTGCCAGGCGTATCCCGGTACCGCCAAAGAGGATCCGCGCGTGGCCGGCGCCATCACGGCGACTGCGGGGACAGTGCTGTTGCGGGACGGGCGAATTCTGCGTTCGGAGTACTCCGCCGCGCCCGACGGTGGGCAGCCCGCCGACATCTACGCCTTCGATGTCGGGCCGACACCCGCCGAACTCGGCATACCGGTGGTCGGTGCGGGCACCCCCGTGGACCCGCGCAGGCAGACCCTCGTCGCCGAATCGCCGATCGAGGTCGAATACCGCCGGCTCGGCGGCGCGAACAGCACGGTCGGTCAGCCGCTCGGCCCGGAGATGGCGCTGCCCCAGAACGCGGGCACCTACCGGCTTTTCACCAACGGCGTCATCATCGCGACACCGACGCTCGGTGCCCAGGTCGTCGACTTCACGACGCTGATGCAGTTGGTGCCGGATCCGCACGGGACGGCCCCGCAGGAGCACAAGCCGGGCAGTTCGGTGCCGCCCGCGAGCGCGGTGCCGCCGGGCAGTAACGGGGGTGCCGTGCCCAACGTCTTGCCAGAGGGCGCGGTGCCGCCGGGAGGCAATGTCTTGCCAGCGGGCGCAGGCAATTTCGCGCCTGCGGGCACGCTGCCTGGCGGTGTGCTCGATCCCGAAAGTGCCGTGTCGCCAGCAGGTTCCGTCGCGCACGGCATTACCCTCGCGCCGGAGACCGCGGCCTCGCCCGGGAACACGGTCGCGCCGAAAACCGCGTCGACCCCGACCCCGCCGCCTCCGCCGAGTCCCGCAATCCGCTCCGGCGGGCCGACAAGCGATGGCCTGTCGGCCGACGAAGAGTTCTAG
- a CDS encoding MerR family transcriptional regulator: MTSGTEWSIQDLAKAAGTTSRTLRHYGQFGLLPPSRIGANGYRFYDQDSLVRLQRILLLRELGLGLPVIAEVLAGEQDTTAALRTHLELLQQEQDRIRRQIESVTTTLHKTERGEQLMAAEVFDGFDHTRYKDEVIERWGKDAYESGDRWWRSLSAAEQQAHFQAHLDIAADYGRAFATGLAPDSDEVQAIVARHYNYVGAGSQRRPSFEYFTGLGEMYVADPRFAANYDKHGAGTTEFVRAAMNAYAEANLR; encoded by the coding sequence ATGACATCGGGCACCGAATGGTCCATCCAGGATCTGGCCAAGGCGGCCGGTACCACCAGCCGGACCCTGCGCCACTATGGGCAGTTCGGGCTGCTGCCGCCGAGCCGGATCGGCGCCAACGGCTACCGCTTCTACGACCAGGACTCCCTGGTTCGGCTGCAACGCATCCTGCTGCTCCGTGAGCTCGGCCTCGGCCTTCCGGTCATCGCCGAAGTCCTCGCCGGCGAGCAGGACACCACAGCCGCGCTGCGCACGCACCTAGAACTGCTTCAGCAGGAACAGGATCGGATCCGGCGCCAGATCGAATCGGTGACCACCACGCTGCACAAGACGGAACGAGGTGAACAACTCATGGCAGCAGAGGTTTTCGACGGTTTCGACCACACTCGGTACAAGGATGAGGTGATCGAACGCTGGGGCAAGGACGCCTACGAAAGCGGCGACCGCTGGTGGCGCTCGCTGAGTGCGGCCGAGCAGCAGGCGCACTTCCAGGCCCATCTGGATATCGCCGCCGACTACGGCCGGGCCTTCGCGACCGGGCTCGCCCCCGACAGTGACGAGGTCCAGGCCATCGTCGCGCGACACTACAACTATGTCGGTGCTGGTTCCCAGCGCCGCCCGTCCTTCGAGTACTTCACCGGACTCGGCGAGATGTACGTCGCGGACCCGCGTTTCGCGGCCAACTACGACAAGCACGGTGCGGGCACAACCGAATTCGTGCGTGCCGCGATGAACGCGTATGCCGAGGCCAACCTGCGGTAG